The Desulfofundulus salinus genome includes the window CCATCCGGTTGGTGCCCGGGGCACCGCAGAAAGTAACCGTAATCGAGCGAACCGGGATGTTACCCTTAATTGCAGTCGCTTTCCTGGAAGCAGGCAATTGGGGCATCGTTACTTTTTCCTATACGGAGAGGGGCTTTGTGGCCGGGCCCTTGCTGGAACGACTGCCCGCCGGCTTGACGGCCATGGCATCCGGGAGATTAACAGGTGCCCCCGGGGAGGATCTGGCCTGGGGTGGCGATGACGGGCGGGTCCGGATAGTGGCAGTGGGGGAAACCCTTTCTACCGTACTCACCACCGATGACCTGGGAAGCGCCATATCAGCCCTGGCCGTGGGGAGGTTGGCCGACCGGGAGGTGCTGGTAGCGGGAACCCCCGAAGGGCATATCTTTATCTACCCCGTGCCGGTGGTCTCCCCGTCACCCGAGCGGGCGATAACGGTAGAAGTTCCGGTTAATGATCTGGCTTTTACCGCTAACGGCCGCCTGGTGGTGGGCAGCCGGGAGGGACGGGTTCTGGTAACCTGGATGAGCGGTGGTTCTTCTTTTTTCCTGCACCGGGTACGCCCCGGGGAAACCCTTTGGGAGCTGGCCCGCCGTTATAATACATCGGTAGCGGAAATCATCCGGCTTAACGGGTTGACCAACCCTGATCGCATTTACCCGGGGGAACTTTTGCAAATTCCTTTACCGTAACACTCAAGCCTTCAAAAAAGCATAATTTTGCTATACCGGGACAAAGAATAATAGTGCTTCAGCAAAAACCAACAATGGAGGCGATAATCATGCGCGTTGAAGTGGACCAGGATCTCTGTATCAGCTGCGGCACCTGCGTGGACACTTGTCCTGAAGTATTTGACTGGAACGATGAAGATAAAGCTCATGCCATTGTAGACGAAGTACCCCCGGAGTTGGAAGATCAGGCGCATGAGGCCGTAGAAAGCTGCCCCACAAATGCCATCTCAGAGTATTAGGCTGTACCTCTACAAACTTGTTTGCTGACCGGCAGGTCAAGTTCAGTCAACCCGCTTAAGGCACGGCGTTTTCCCGCTCACTCATGTGCTTCGCGCCGACAGCACCACGGCTTGCTTCGGGATTAAACCCCAAAGGCCCTGTTGCAAAGCACGGTTTAAAAAAACCGTGCTTTTGATCTGCAGGAGGTAAATTCCCTTGCCGTAGCGAATAAAAAAGAACGGGGGGGAATAATACTGGTGAATGCTGGTAAAGTAAATGGTAAAAGTCTGGCCGTTTGAAAAATTGTACCTAGGGGAGAAGAAGCGTGTCCAAATTTAAGGTACTGCATGTTATTCGCCCGGCCAGGGGCGGCATGAAAAATCACCTGCTTTCCCTTTTGTCTCTGGGAGATAAAAAATTTTTTGAGCCTGTTGTAGCCTGCCCGCCTGGAAATATGGCCCAGGAAATTGCAGACCTGGGGATAAAGGTAGTTCCCATACCTCTTGCGGGTGAACTTTCTCCCCGCTCTGATTGGCATGTTTTGCGCATCCTGGTGGATACCCTGATGGCTGAGAAAATCACCATTATGCATGCCCACAGCTCCAAAGCAGGGCTGGTGGCACGGGTGGCCGCAAAGGTAGCTCGCACTCCAGTTGTCTTTATGACGGCTCACAACTCCATTTTCTATGAATTCTGGCCGTCCTGGAAAAAAACCGCCTTTGCCTTTGGGGAGCGACTCCTGGCCCGCTACACCCACCGCATTTTAACCGTGTCGGAAGCCCTGAGGCAGGAGCTTTTAATAAAAGAAGGACTGCACCCGGACCGGGTGGTTACCATACATAACGGCATAGATCCGGCTCCCTTCCGCCGGGAGGTTGACAGGCGGGCGGTACTGCGTTCCCTTGGTCTGCCCCCCCTCGGCCAGCTGGTGGGTACCATCGCCCGCCTGGCCCCACAAAAAGGGGTGTCTTACTTCCTTCAAGCCGCGGCCATTCTTTGCCGGGACCACCAGGTGAATTTCGTGGTCGTAGGGGATGGCCCTTTACGCGAGGTCCTGGAGGAGGAGGGCAGGGCCCTGGGGCTTAGCGGACGGCTTTTTTTCACCGGGGAGCAACGGGATATTCCCCAAATCTTAGCCGTGATGGATGTTTTTGTCCTGCCCTCCATCACTGAAGGTTTACCCCTGACCATCCTTGAGGCCATGGCCGCGGGAAAACCGGTGGTAGCTACCCGGGTGGGCGGATTGCCGGAAGTGGTGGTAGACGGAGAAACCGGCTTTTTGGTACCGCCCCGGGATCCCCAGGCCCTTGCCCGGACCCTGGCCCAGTTGCTTTTGGAACGGCAGAAGGCGGAAGAAATGGGCCAGAAGGGAAGGCAAAGGGTTATGCAGCACTTTACCGTGGAAGCCATGGTGCGTAAAATTGAGGAGGAGTATAAAATTGCGCTCTTGAGCCGGGGTTTTTTACCTGCCCGGTCCGTAAACATAACAGGTGAGAAAAAGCCTTCAGAAATTAATCAATGCTAACAACAGATAAAACATCGAGTAAAAGGTGACGAAAACTATGAAAACCAGGCGGTCAATCATTATTACCGCCCTCATCTTTTTCATGGCCCTTTTCCAGGCCCCCCTGCAGGCTGGCTCTGAACCGGCACTGCAAGCCGCCTTGCCGTCGAAAGGTAAACAAGGTAAACCCTTTATGCCTGCACCCCGTGGGGGCAGGGTAGTCATGGTTGTTGTGGATCGGTTGGGCCTGTCCGATTTAAAGCATTTGCCCCATCTGCAAAAGTTGCAGCAACAGGGTGCATTGGGACTGATGAACGGCAATACGGCAGGGGCCTTAACCCCGGAAAACACCTATGCTACCATTGGAGCCGGGGCGCATGTTACTGCTAACGGCACGGCTGCTCTGGGCTTCAACGCCCGGGAGAAATTAGAAAGGGGTACCGCCGGCGAGGAGTTTTACCGGCGCACGGGCATGGTTGTGGAACCCGACGCGTTGGTCCAGGTAGGTATTGTGCGCATTCACAAACAAAACCAGCAACTGCCCTATCCAGCCATACCGGGCGCTTTGGGCTCTGCTCTGCATAAAGCGGGCTTGAAAACCGCCGTTTTAGGAAATGCCGACGTTCCCCAGGGGCTGCGGCGGCAGGCACTGAGCATAGCCATGGATGAAGGCGGCGTGGTAGATTACGGCAATGTAGGTACGGCGATGCTGGCCAGTGATCCCTCCTTCCCGGGGGGGCTACGTACCGATTACGAAAAGCTGTTGCACGCTTTTGACCGGCTACCACCGGAGGTATCTCTGGCTGTTCTTGAACTGGGGGATCTCTCGCGGCTGGATGAAATGCGCGGCGATGTTTTGGATAAAGTGATGGACAAACAGCGCCGGTTAACTTTAGAAAGGGTGGATCAATTTATCGGGAAACTGGCTTCGCGGCTTGATCCGCACCGGGACCTGTTGCTTATCGTTTCCCCCACACCCGGGAAAGGCATTTCGGGCGGTTCAAATTACCTGACTCCCATCATGGCCGTTGGGGCGGGGGTTACTCCCGGTATGCTATCTTCTCCCACCACCAAAAGGGCCGGTGTGGTGATGAACACCGACATTGCCCCAACAGTTTTGCACTTTCTAAGAATAGGGGTACCCGGGGAAATGACCGGCCAGCCCATGCGGGTAACGGCTCCCGAAAAGGGTCAAATCGGGCTTTTGGAGCGTATGCTAAACCAGCTCAGTCTTACGTACAATATCCGCCCGAACATACAAAAGGGGTATATCTTTTATCAGCTCATTCTGCTTTTGGTATCCCTTTACTGCATTTTTTGGCGGCGCACCAGGTTGGGCCAGGTGCTGGAACCCTTTTTGCTCTCGGTTATGGTGGTACCCCTGGTCTATTTGCTGCTGCCTTTACTGCCCCAGCCGACGGCCGGGGTGGTTGTTCTAGAAATGGTAACGTTAACCGTTCTTATTACTCTGTTAACGGTTTTTATGCATCGCAGGTGGCATCTGGATCCCTTTATCTTTCTTTGCTTTGCCAATGGCGGAATGATTTTACTGGATGCCGTACTGGGAGGATCCCTGCAAAAAACAGCCATTATGGGATACGACCCCATTGTTGGCGCCCGCTTTTACGGTATTGGCAATGAATACATGGGTATTCTCATCGGTTCAATGATCATAGGCTCTACAACCCTGCTAACCCGTTTACCCCACCGGCGGAAACCCCTGTTGCTCTTTACCGGGGTACTTTACCTGGTCACCATTTATATCCTGGCCGCCCCGCAACTGGGTACCAATGTGGGGGGGACCATAGCCGCAACCGGTGCGCTCTTTACTACCTTTTTACTGCTCACAGGCCGGTCCCTGACCATTCACAACGTTATCCGGATTGGCCTGGGTTTGGTGGCCGTGCTGGTGGCCTTTATGATTTACGATCTCCATCGCCCGCCCTGGCTGCAGTCCCACATCGGACGTAACACGGCCCTGGTATTACAGGGCGGTTGGCCGGTAGTGCTGGATATTATCCAGCGCAAGTCGGAGTTGAACATCAAACTGGTCCGCTACACCATCTGGAGCCGCATTTTCCTGGCCAGCCTGGGCAGCCTGGTGCTGCTCTTTCACCGGCCGGTAGGCGTGATGGCGGCCATCAGGAGCAAATATCCCGACCTCTTTCGAGGCTTTGTTGGCGTTACGACGGCCAGTATCCTGGCCCTGATTTTTAATGATTCGGGTATAGTGGCCGCAGCCACCACCATGGTTTTTGGCGCCCCGCCCATGGTTTATCTGGTACTCAAAGAGATTGGTGAAGAAACACCAAAAATGTAAAAGAACCCTATTAGGACCTTTAAAATTTTATTTGACAACCACAAATCTTATGCTACAATTGAACTTGATTGGAATTGGCCAATCCTGACAAATGTCGAGTTTGTCAGGTGGCTTGATTCCAATAATATTTTGGGTCAAAGGGGGAAGATAACTAAGATGAAACACTTGGGCCGCCATGTCTTGGCTGAAATTTATGGCTGCGAATTCGACATCCTCAACGACATCGAAAAAGTGGAAGAAATCATGGTTAATGCAGCCCTCGAAGCAGGAGCGGAAGTACGAGAATGCGTGTTCCATAAATTCAGCCCGCAGGGAGTCAGCGGCGTGGTGGTTATCTCCGAGTCCCACCTGGCCATCCATACCTGGCCGGAGCTGGGTTATGCAGCGGTTGATGTGTTTACCTGTGGTGATAAGGTCGATCCCTGGGATGCCTGCAACTACCTGACCAGCCAATTTCGTGCCAAGCACATGTCGGCCAGAGAAACCAAACGCGGTATCTTTCCCGTGGCTGAACAAGTGGCTGAGCAACAGGTAGCTGTCAATCTTTAGGAGGGGGATTTTTATTAGTACCCGGCTAACCAAGGGCTAGTGAGCCTTGCGATCTGAAAAAAGATTGCAGGGCTCACTGCATTTTTCGGCCATTTTTCACACCGGGAAGGAAATTTTTTAGCCGTAACGAATTAATACTAAGTTAGGGTAAAAAGGAGGTCTAAAATGTTCGACCGGGTACTCGCCCCCATTAAATCAGAACTTCAGCAAGCGCAAAACATACTGGCCAAATCCTATCAGATCCGGGCCGGGCACCTTGGCAGGTTTGCCCGTTTGGTACCCGGCAGTTTTCATGACATCATCCGCCCCGCCCTGGTACTGTTGTCGGCCAGGATTTTTGCGCCTCTAAACTCCCAGGCCGTTGCCCTGGCAGCCGTCATACAGTTCATTTACCTGGCTGCCCGCATACACCGTAATGTCCGGGAGTGCCCCGGACCGGGGGACCCGACAGACGGCTACCAGTTTCCGGTGCTGGTTGGAGACTACTTTTACAGCCGGTTTTTTACATGCCTGTGCGACTACGGTGTGGTGAAGTACTTAAAACCCCTTTCTGGAATAATCTGTGAAATGAGTGAGGGCGGTATCCTGCGTGTCAAAAGTGAAGATGGGCCGCCAAATGCGGATGTGCTCAAACAAATTGTCTACAAGGAAACGGCCATCCTTTTTGGCGGCGGCTGCCGGCTGGCTGGCCACCTGGCCGGTGCGTCGGAACGGGAACAAAAAGCGCTGGACAGGCTGGGAACAAGCTTTGGTATGGCCGTGGGACTAAGCGAATATGCCCAGGAAACCAACGGCTACCTTGAGGAAGCCCTCCTGGCTCTGACTGGTCTTCCCCCAGGGGAAAGTCGCGATATTTTAGAACAATTAATCCTGCTTTTCCAAAAACAAAACGCGGGACTGGCCGTCCAGGTAGGATAAGCAAAAAGGAGCAAGATTAATGGTCCACATTCCATCACCCTATCGCAGCAAAGAAGAATATGTACATGCCATCTTTTCTTCCATTGCCCACCGCTACGACCTTTTGAACACCGCTTTGAGCTTTAACCGGGACAAGTACTGGCGCCGTTTCGCCGCCGCCCAGACCGGCCTGCAGCCGGGAGGCTACGGCCTGGATGTCTGCTGCGGGACGGGGATGCTCACCATCGAGCAGGCGCGCCTGGCCGGACCCCGGGGCCGGGTGGTAGGGCTGGATTTTTGTGAAAACATGCTGGCAAAGGCCAGGGAAAACGTTAAAAAAACTCCCTTTTCCGAACAAATCCAGTTTGTGCAGGGAAATGCCATTAATTTGCCCTTCCCGGATAATACCTTTGACTGTGCCACTATTGGCTTCGCCCTGCGCAATGTACCGGATATCCGCAAAACCATAAGTGAAATGGCGCGGGTGGTCCGGCCAGGGGGCAAAGTAGTATCCCTGGAATTGTCCAAACCCAGCGCCCCCCTTTTCAAGCAGCTCTATTACTTTTATTTCAATCACCTGGTACCCCTTCTAGGACGTCTGGGAATCGGCTTCGATGGCCCGTACAGCTACCTGCCCAATTCCTTAAAGGATTTTCCCCATCAACGGGAAATCAAAGAGCTCTTTCGTGATGTGGGCCTGGCAGATGCCCGCTACTACGAACTTACCGGGGGAATTGTTACCGTACACGTGGGTACCGTGGTTTAAGGCGGAGGTAGTGTCATGGCTTATAAAGATTTGCGGGCCTTCCTTTCTGTACTGGAAAGGAGGGGGATGTTAAAAAGAATCACCACGGAAGTGGATGTGGAACTGGAAATAACCGAGATTACAGACCGGGTTTGCAAAGCCGGCGGGCCGGCATTGCTTTTTGAAAATGTGCGGGGTTACGATATGCCCGTGTTGACCAATGCCTTTGGTTCCCTGGAACGGATGTGTCTGGCCCTGGAGGTAGAAAACCTGGATCAGATTGGAGAAGAATTAATTAGTATTTTGCAACCTGCCGAACTGCCTGTAACTTTCATAGATAAGCTAAAAGCCATACCGAAGCTGGCCCAGTTGTCCTCGTTTATACCCAAAATAGTGAAGACCGGTCCCTGCAAGGAAGTAATTATCCGGGATAACCCTTCCTTGAAAGAACTGCCCGTGCTCAAATGCTGGCCCCGGGATGGAGGGCCATTTATCACCCTGCCCCTGGTCTTCACCCGGGACCCTCTTACGGGACGGCGCAATGTAGGTATGTACCGCATGCAGGTTTTCGACGAACGTACCACGGGTATGCACTGGCACATCCATAAGGGAGGGGCAGAACATGTGCGAAACTATGATGGGCCCATGCCCGTAGCAGTGGCCATTGGTGCCGACCCGGCTGTTATTTATGCGGCGACGGCCCCTCTGCCTTCCGGAATCGACGAAATGCTCTTTGCCGGTTTTTTACGCAAGGAACCGGTGGAACTGGTACGCTGTGAAACGGTGGACCTGGAGGTTCCGGCCAATGCCGAAATCATCCTGGAAGGTTACGTGGACCCGCGGGAAACCCGCCTGGAGGGACCCTTTGGTGACCACACGGGCTATTATTCTCTGCCGGATCATTACCCGGTTTTCCATTTGACCTGTATTACCCGGCGTAAAAACCCCATTTACACCGCGACCATTGTGGGCAAACCACCAATGGAAGACGCCTATCTCGGTAAGGCCACCGAGCGCATCTTTTTGCCCCTGATGCGGCTGCAGCTACCGGAAATTGTGGACATAAATATGCCCTTTGAGGGAGTATTTCATAACTGTGTTATTGTATCAATTAAAAAACATTACCCGGGGCAGGCCAAAAAGGTAATGTGCGCCCTGTGGGGTATGGGGCTGATGATGCTGGCCAAGCTGATTATTGTGGTGGATGAAAATGTGGATGTACAAAACCTTTCCGAAGTAATGTGGAGGGTATTCAATAATGTCGACCCGCGCCGGGATGTCCTGATGGTGGACGGCCCCCTGGACGCCCTGGATCATTCGTCGCCCTTACCCCATTACGGCAGTAAAATGGGCATTGACGCCACCCGGAAAGGTCCCGGAGAAGGACATATGAGGGAATGGCCCCCGGATATAGAGATGAGCGCAGACATCAAGGAACTTGTAGACAGGAAGTGGGAGAGCTATGGTTTATAGGGTAGTGCACAAGACACGCATTGTCCTGGAAATGATTAAATTTGAACATACCGTTTTTGCCCTGCCCTTTGCTTATGTGGGTGCGCTCCTGGTACAAAAACAAATACCCAGCCTGCACGACCTGCTCTGGATTACTCTGGCCATGGTGGGGGCCCGCACTGCCGCCATGTCTCTCAACCGGTTAATTGACCGGCATATTGATGCGCTAAATCCCCGTACAGCCAACCGGGCTCTGCCCCGGGGCTTGGTTAACGTAAAGGAAGTATGGCTTTTAGTCATCCTTTCCTTTGCCCTGTTGTTTCTGTCGGCCTACCAGTTGAGCCCTCTGGCCTTTAAGCTGTTTCCGGTTGCAGTGGCGGTCCTCTCCTTTTATTCTTTTACCAAGCGTTTTTCCTGGGCCTGCCATCTTTTTTTGGGTCTGGCCCTGGGGCTGGCCCCGGTGGGTGCCTGGATTGCCATTGCCAATCGTTTTGATCTGGCCCCTGTACTCATCGGGTTGGGGGTTCTTTTCTGGGTGGCAGGTTTTGATATTATTTATGCCTGCGATGACTATGACTTTGACCGTAAATACGGTATTTACTCCATTCCGGCCCGTTTTGGCCTGGAACGGGCATTACTAATTTCAACCTTTTTTCACATTGTCGCACCGATATTTTTCATCTCCGTGGCTTTTATCTTAAACCTGGGAATATTTTACCTGGCGGGTGTGCTGATTGCCGTGGTCCTTTTATTCAAACAGCATACCCTGGTTTCACCCCAAGACCTTTCCCGTGCTGGAGTGGCTTTCTTCAATCTTAACGGGACTTTAAGCGTAGTAATGTTTATCTTTACCCTTTTAGACGTGCTCTTTCCCCTGCACCTTTTTTAGTTAGGGAAGGCACTTAAAAAAATCTAAGGGAGAAGGAGATTATGGACAAATTTTTTGTTTTTGAAGAATTAAGGGACATCGCCGAAAAAGTGCAGGCGGGAGAACGCCTGAGCTTTGAAGACGGGGTGCGTTTATTTAAATCCGGGGATCTTTTAACCATTGGTTACCTGGCCGACCAGGTCCGCCAGCGGAAAAACGGCAACCGCGCGTACTTCATTGTCAACCGGCATATCAACCATACGAATATTTGCATCAATCGCTGCCCCCTATGTGCCTTCGGGCGGGATCCCGGCGACCGGGGAGCCTATACCATGACCCTTGATGAAATTGAAACCCGGGCGCTGGAATGCCGGGGACAGGGTGTATCGGAAATTCATATTGTAGGCGGATTAAATGATTCGCTGGACCTGGAATACTATCTGGAAATGCTGCGCCGGGTGCGCCGGGCCCTGCCGGGAACGATAATTCAGGGCTTTACGGCCGTAGAGGTAGATTACCTGGCCCGGAGCAACGGACTCTCCATTAAAAAAACCCTGGAACTGCTAAAAGACGCCGGACTGGACTCCTTACCAGGCGGAGGGGCGGAAATATTTGCCCCACGGGTGCGGGAGCGGATCTGCCCTCGCAAAATCAGCGGCGACCGCTGGCTGGAAGTGCACGAAACGGCCCATCGCCTGGGCATGCGGACCAACGCTACTATGCTTTACGGCCATATTGAAACCATTGAAGAACGGGTAGAACATTTAATCAGGCTGCGGGAATTACAGGATCGCACTGGCGGTTTTCTGGCCTTTATCCCCCTGGCATTCCATCCCAAAAACACCGGGCTGGAATCCCTGGGACTGGCCGGCACTACCGGTTACGAGGATTTAAAAGTGCTGGCTATTGCCCGTCTGATGCTGGATAACTTCGATCACATCAAAGCCTTTTGGATTATGATTGGCCCTAAACTGGCTCAGGTAGCCCTTTCCTTCGGGGTGGACGATCTGGACGGCACGGTGGTGGAGGAAAAAATTGCCCACGACGCGGGTGCTGAAACGGACCAGTACATGCCCAAGCAAAAACTCATTAAAATGATCCGGGCAGCAGGGCGAATACCGGTAGAACGGGATACCCTGTATAATGTACTCTGGGAGGGGTTGCAGTGACCAGGTTGCGCCTGGGGCAGGTAGAATACCTGAACTGTCTGCCGGTCTACCATGCCCTGGAGGAGGGGTTACTTCCATTGGACGGGGAACTGGTAAAGGGACCCCCTACCAGGTTAAACCGCATGTTTTTCGAGGGAAATCTCCACTGCACCCCTCTTTCGTCCATTGAATACGCCCGCCACGCCGGGGATTGTTTCATTTTACCCCGCCTATCCATAGCCAGCGACGGCAGAGTGGCCAGCGTCCTTTTCTTTAGCTATCTCCCGGTTACCGAACTGGAGGGGAAAAAGGTTTGCGTAACCACGGCCTCGGCTACCTCCGTGGTTTTACTACGCATCCTCTTTGAACATTACTACCACGTGGAGGTAGAACTCTACCCCGTGAAAGCGGATTTAAAGACCATGCTGGAAATGGGAGACGGGGCGCTGCTCATTGGTGACGACGCCATGCTGGCCCACCAGCAGGTAATCCGGGAAAATATGCCGGTGTTCATCACCGACCTGGGCCAGGCCTGGAAAGACTTCACTGGGGAAAAGATGGTTTATGCCCTGTGGGTAATCAGGCGGGAATTTGCCGAAACCTACCCCCAGGAAACTACCACCCTGGCCAAACTGCTCTACCACTCCCGGGAAATAGGTATGGGGAATTTGCCCGCGCTTATTAAAAAAGCACACCGGCGCACCGAACTGCCCTTGCCGGTACTGGAAGATTATTTTCACATCATCCGTTACGACTTTGACGGGGACTACCGCCGGGCATTGCTCACTTTTTATGACTATGCCTACAAGAGCGGCATCATCGAAGAAAGGGTCAGGCTTTTAGTCTGGGGTGAAGACAAGTGCCAGAGGTAACGGCTCTGCTGGAGAAAGCCGTAGCGGGAGAAAGGCTCTCCCTGGAAGAAGGGGTGGAAATCCTCAAAAAGGCCGACCTTTTGGCCCTGGCCAGGGCAGCCGACCAGGTACGTCGTAGATTGCACCCGGAAAACCGGGTGACTTTTATCATTGACCGCAACATTAATTATACCAACGTATGCCAGTGTCGCTGCCGTTTTTGTGCCTTTTATCGCCATCCGAAAGATCCCGATGCCTATGTAATTACTAAGGAAGAACTTTTTCAGAAGATCGAGGAAACCATCCGGGCGGGAGGCACTGAACTGCTCATCCAGGGGGGTCTGCACCCCGATTTGGGCCTGGACTACTACCTGGACATGCTGCGCTCCATAAAGGAACGTTTCAATATCCATATTCACTCCTTTTCGCCGCCGGAGATAGTACACATGGCCAGGAAATCCGGCCTGCCGGTAAAGGAGGTACTGGCCCGGTTGAAAGAAGCCGGCCTGGACTCCCTGCCCGGGGGAGGGGCGGAGATACTGGTGGACCGCGTCCGCCGGATTATCAGCCCGTACAAGGTTTCCTGGGCCGAATGGATGGAGGTAATGCGCTCCGCCCACAGCCTGGGGATGAAAAGCACCGCCACCATGATGTTCGGTCATGTGGAAACTCCGGAAGAACGGGTGCTGCACATGGTGCGGGTGCGCGAGCTTCAGGACGAAACCCGGGGGTTTACCGCCTTTATCCCCTGGAGCTTCCAGCCCCAAAATACCGAGTTGGGGGGAGAAACGGCTACCGGGGTGGATTATCTGCGCACCCTGGCCATAGCCAGGCTGATGCTGGATAACGTGCCAAACCTCCAGGTTTCGTGGGTCACCCAGGGAGCCAAAATAGCCCAGATAGCCCTCTTCTTTGGAGCCAATGATTTCGGCAGCACCATGCTGGAGGAAAATGTGGTCCGGGCAGCGGGAGTGAACTACCGGGTGCCGCTGCCGGAAATAATCCGCTGCATCAGGGAGGCGGGATTCATCCCGGCCCAGCGCACCACTTTTTATGAGATCATCCGGGAATATTGATGGGTGAAGCGGGGCAGAGCAAACCGACCGGGTATGCCCCGCGCACTTGCTTTGAACGACGTGCTTGCCCTATAATGTTGGGGATAATGGTAGCGGAGGCAATACAGATCATGGCCAATAGGGAAGCTTTACGTAAACTACCGGCAGTGGACGAAGTATTGCGTTCACCAGAAATGGCCGCCCTGCTGGCGGAAAAGCCCCGCAACCTGGTGGTAGAAACGGTCCGGCAAGTTTTGGATCGCTGGCGCCAGGCCTTTTTAGCGGATGGGGCAGAGGATGAGATGGGGCGCGTAGAAATTACCACCCGGGTAGTAAGGGAAGTAATCCGGGAAACCGCCCGCCGCTCCCGGCCAAATTTGCGCCGGGTGATCAATGCTACGGGAGTAGTACTGCATACAAACCTGGGCCGGGCCGTACTGGCTCCTGCCGCCCGGGCCGCGGTAGAGATGGTAGCTTCCGGCTATTGCAACCTGGAACTGGATCTCCAGAGTGGTCGCCGGGGCTCCCGTTATGCTCCCCTGGAAGGGTTGCTGACCAGTCTAACCGGGGCGGAGGCAGCCATGGTGGTAAATAACAATGCCGCCGCCGTTTTGCTCGCCCTGAGCACCCTGGCCCGGGGCCGGGAGGTTATTGTCTCCCGGGGTCAGCTGGTAGAAATTGGTGGGTCATTTCGCATTCCCGAAGTGATGGCCCAAAGCGGAGCCACCCTGGTGGAAGTAGGAGCAACCAACAAGACCTATCCTCATGATTACCGCCGGGCCATTACCGACCGGACCGCTCTTCTCTTGCATGTTCATACCAGCAACTACCGCCTGGTAGGTTTCGTACGGGAAATTACCGTTAACGAGCTGGTCATGCTGGGCAAAGAATATGGTTTGCCGGTAATGAGCGACCTGGGCAGTGGTTTTCTGGTTGATCTAAGCCACTTTGGACTCCCTGCAGAACCAACGGTACAGGAGGTCGTGGCCTCTGGCGCCGATGTGGTCACCTTTTCCGGCGACAAGCTTTTAGGTGGCCCCCAGGCGGGCATTATCGTGGGCCGGCGAGAGTACATCGAAAAGATGAAGAAAAATCCCCTGACCCGGGCCATACGCATTGACAAGTTTACCGTCGCCGCCCTGGAAGCCACCCTACGGGTCTACCTCGAGCCCGACCGGGCCCTTGTCCACATCCCTACCCTACGCATGCTCACCGTAGACATAACAGAGCTGGAAGAACGGGCCCGGAAACTGGCGGAGCAATTGCGCCAGATGGTCGGGGAACTGGCCGTCATTGAGGTAGAGCCTGCCATTTCCCGGGTGGGGGGAGGGGCCATGCCTACGGCTGACCTGCCTTCCATGGCCGTAACAGTACAACCCCGGCAAACGGATAGCGAGAATCTGGCCAGGATATTGCGGGCCGGGGAACCGGCGGTCATGGGCCGGGTACAGGATGA containing:
- a CDS encoding LysM peptidoglycan-binding domain-containing protein; this translates as MANGKDPQWKARINRGPVLVGSGRIISNQGDVVATTGRRIAVFVPENNIYRLLSTIDVPAEVLSLAVGMGNFTPDQIIAGTLDQILTWSARGETIISFWSTPPEPEARFVSLALGDVNGDGRLEIVAAAEGAGAFYVYEQPGRPEVEMNLQLLAIRLVPGAPQKVTVIERTGMLPLIAVAFLEAGNWGIVTFSYTERGFVAGPLLERLPAGLTAMASGRLTGAPGEDLAWGGDDGRVRIVAVGETLSTVLTTDDLGSAISALAVGRLADREVLVAGTPEGHIFIYPVPVVSPSPERAITVEVPVNDLAFTANGRLVVGSREGRVLVTWMSGGSSFFLHRVRPGETLWELARRYNTSVAEIIRLNGLTNPDRIYPGELLQIPLP
- a CDS encoding ferredoxin, whose product is MRVEVDQDLCISCGTCVDTCPEVFDWNDEDKAHAIVDEVPPELEDQAHEAVESCPTNAISEY
- a CDS encoding glycosyltransferase family 4 protein, with product MSKFKVLHVIRPARGGMKNHLLSLLSLGDKKFFEPVVACPPGNMAQEIADLGIKVVPIPLAGELSPRSDWHVLRILVDTLMAEKITIMHAHSSKAGLVARVAAKVARTPVVFMTAHNSIFYEFWPSWKKTAFAFGERLLARYTHRILTVSEALRQELLIKEGLHPDRVVTIHNGIDPAPFRREVDRRAVLRSLGLPPLGQLVGTIARLAPQKGVSYFLQAAAILCRDHQVNFVVVGDGPLREVLEEEGRALGLSGRLFFTGEQRDIPQILAVMDVFVLPSITEGLPLTILEAMAAGKPVVATRVGGLPEVVVDGETGFLVPPRDPQALARTLAQLLLERQKAEEMGQKGRQRVMQHFTVEAMVRKIEEEYKIALLSRGFLPARSVNITGEKKPSEINQC
- the speD gene encoding adenosylmethionine decarboxylase — protein: MKHLGRHVLAEIYGCEFDILNDIEKVEEIMVNAALEAGAEVRECVFHKFSPQGVSGVVVISESHLAIHTWPELGYAAVDVFTCGDKVDPWDACNYLTSQFRAKHMSARETKRGIFPVAEQVAEQQVAVNL
- a CDS encoding polyprenyl synthetase family protein, translated to MFDRVLAPIKSELQQAQNILAKSYQIRAGHLGRFARLVPGSFHDIIRPALVLLSARIFAPLNSQAVALAAVIQFIYLAARIHRNVRECPGPGDPTDGYQFPVLVGDYFYSRFFTCLCDYGVVKYLKPLSGIICEMSEGGILRVKSEDGPPNADVLKQIVYKETAILFGGGCRLAGHLAGASEREQKALDRLGTSFGMAVGLSEYAQETNGYLEEALLALTGLPPGESRDILEQLILLFQKQNAGLAVQVG
- a CDS encoding demethylmenaquinone methyltransferase, giving the protein MVHIPSPYRSKEEYVHAIFSSIAHRYDLLNTALSFNRDKYWRRFAAAQTGLQPGGYGLDVCCGTGMLTIEQARLAGPRGRVVGLDFCENMLAKARENVKKTPFSEQIQFVQGNAINLPFPDNTFDCATIGFALRNVPDIRKTISEMARVVRPGGKVVSLELSKPSAPLFKQLYYFYFNHLVPLLGRLGIGFDGPYSYLPNSLKDFPHQREIKELFRDVGLADARYYELTGGIVTVHVGTVV
- a CDS encoding menaquinone biosynthesis decarboxylase, producing the protein MAYKDLRAFLSVLERRGMLKRITTEVDVELEITEITDRVCKAGGPALLFENVRGYDMPVLTNAFGSLERMCLALEVENLDQIGEELISILQPAELPVTFIDKLKAIPKLAQLSSFIPKIVKTGPCKEVIIRDNPSLKELPVLKCWPRDGGPFITLPLVFTRDPLTGRRNVGMYRMQVFDERTTGMHWHIHKGGAEHVRNYDGPMPVAVAIGADPAVIYAATAPLPSGIDEMLFAGFLRKEPVELVRCETVDLEVPANAEIILEGYVDPRETRLEGPFGDHTGYYSLPDHYPVFHLTCITRRKNPIYTATIVGKPPMEDAYLGKATERIFLPLMRLQLPEIVDINMPFEGVFHNCVIVSIKKHYPGQAKKVMCALWGMGLMMLAKLIIVVDENVDVQNLSEVMWRVFNNVDPRRDVLMVDGPLDALDHSSPLPHYGSKMGIDATRKGPGEGHMREWPPDIEMSADIKELVDRKWESYGL